The nucleotide window TCTGAATGAGAAAAAGATAGATCCCGATGCATTCTGGGAAGTATTTCATCAAAGAAATGAAAAGTTGTTTCAGCAATATACTGCTGATAAAATCAGTTTATCTGACTATCGCAGCGCCCGATTTCGCTTTGAAGGCTTGAATGCTGAGGATATTCAGCATATCAACACCTTGTATATGGGTTATGCGAACGAAAATGTTCAGCTTTTTAAAGACGTTGAACCTGTTCTGACGACCCTTCTCAAAAACAACAAGGAAATCGCCATTCTTACGAATGGCCCCAGCGATGGTCAAAGAACTAAATTAAAATGTTTGAATTTCCTGGGTCAGGATTTAAAGTTCTTTATTTCCTCGGAAATCGGCCTGGCTAAGCCATCTCTTTCTTATTTTCTATATGTGCTGGATCATCTCAATCTTTCCCCAAACGAAACGTTGATGATCGGAGATTCGTTAGAGAATGATTATTTTGGCGCACAAAAAGCAGGAA belongs to Holdemania massiliensis and includes:
- a CDS encoding HAD family hydrolase; translation: MIRSVLFDFDDTLGDYKEAQEEAKKIISVFLNEKKIDPDAFWEVFHQRNEKLFQQYTADKISLSDYRSARFRFEGLNAEDIQHINTLYMGYANENVQLFKDVEPVLTTLLKNNKEIAILTNGPSDGQRTKLKCLNFLGQDLKFFISSEIGLAKPSLSYFLYVLDHLNLSPNETLMIGDSLENDYFGAQKAGIPALLLDRKGHCVRKDISVIHSLYEVLKYPGLDIKA